A DNA window from Enterobacter cloacae subsp. cloacae ATCC 13047 contains the following coding sequences:
- the tssB gene encoding type VI secretion system contractile sheath small subunit — MAMSNSGQKFIARNRAPRVQIEYDVEIYGAERKIQLPFVMGVMADLVGKPVENLPAVDERKFLEIDIDNFDERMKALKPRVAFQVDNTLTGEGKLNVDLTFDSMDDFLPDAVARKVEPLNKLLEARTQLSNLLTYMDGKNGAEELIAKILQDPTLLKSLSQLPKNDESAKGSEE; from the coding sequence ATGGCAATGAGTAACAGTGGGCAGAAATTTATCGCACGTAACCGTGCCCCCCGCGTGCAGATCGAGTACGACGTAGAGATCTACGGTGCAGAACGTAAAATTCAGCTGCCGTTCGTGATGGGCGTTATGGCCGATCTGGTCGGCAAACCGGTGGAAAATCTGCCGGCCGTCGATGAGCGTAAATTCCTCGAAATCGACATTGATAACTTTGACGAACGCATGAAGGCGCTTAAGCCACGCGTAGCGTTCCAGGTGGATAACACTCTCACCGGTGAAGGCAAGCTCAACGTCGACCTGACCTTCGACAGCATGGACGACTTCCTGCCGGATGCGGTGGCACGCAAGGTTGAGCCGCTGAACAAGCTGCTGGAAGCGCGTACTCAGCTTTCCAATCTGCTGACCTACATGGACGGTAAAAACGGCGCGGAAGAGCTGATCGCTAAAATTCTGCAAGATCCGACGCTGCTCAAATCCCTGAGCCAGTTGCCGAAAAATGACGAAAGTGCGAAAGGTAGCGAGGAGTAA
- the tagF gene encoding type VI secretion system-associated protein TagF, whose translation MTNTPAMNRYSWYGKLPSAGDFLQRRFPDTLQRQWSHWFQVGLLAWQQEEQRSGERQFNKAPVWNFVVPPMLGSQMIQMGCLLPGRDSVGRQYPICIQLSFAPSEWSTNLLSQAESWYQQIGRLGLHAVRNSFSASQLDEMLMSIPAPQPVEPQKRSDILDVIGYDEDGQSTLGWPQAAECFDPLRQTSYWWTNRCDGYPLYTHVHSGNFTGQLFTLLFDPAGGARPGRHGLYPPMFE comes from the coding sequence ATGACGAATACCCCTGCGATGAACCGCTACAGCTGGTATGGCAAATTACCCAGCGCCGGAGATTTTTTGCAGCGTCGCTTTCCTGACACCCTACAGCGTCAGTGGTCACACTGGTTTCAGGTCGGCCTGCTGGCCTGGCAACAGGAAGAGCAGCGCAGCGGCGAACGCCAGTTTAACAAGGCGCCGGTGTGGAACTTTGTTGTCCCGCCGATGCTGGGCAGCCAGATGATCCAGATGGGCTGCCTGCTGCCGGGCCGCGACAGCGTGGGCCGACAATACCCGATCTGCATTCAACTGAGTTTCGCCCCGTCAGAGTGGTCGACCAACCTGCTCAGCCAGGCTGAAAGCTGGTATCAGCAGATTGGCCGTCTCGGGCTGCATGCGGTGCGCAACAGTTTTTCCGCCTCGCAGCTGGATGAGATGCTGATGTCGATTCCGGCGCCGCAGCCCGTCGAGCCGCAAAAGCGTTCCGACATCCTTGATGTGATTGGTTATGACGAAGACGGCCAGAGCACGCTGGGCTGGCCTCAGGCGGCGGAGTGTTTTGACCCGCTTCGTCAGACCAGCTACTGGTGGACCAACCGCTGCGACGGCTACCCGCTCTACACCCACGTCCACAGCGGAAACTTCACCGGGCAGCTCTTTACGCTGCTGTTCGATCCGGCTGGCGGCGCCCGACCAGGCCGTCACGGTCTTTATCCGCCTATGTTTGAATAA
- the tssC gene encoding type VI secretion system contractile sheath large subunit, giving the protein MSNQTQQHEQQAGQAFSQDEFSALLNKEFRPKTDQARSAVESAVKTLAQQALENTVTFSNDTYRTIQNLIAGIDEQLSQQVNQIIHHEEFQKLESAWRGLSYLVNNTETDEMLKIRFMSISKQELGRTLKRYKGVGWDQSPIFKKIYEQEYGQFGGEPFGCIVGDYYFDHSPQDVELLGEMARIGSAAHCPFITGTAPGVMQMESWQELANPRDLTKIFQNTEYAAWRSLRESEDARYLGLVMPRFLSRLPYGIRTNPVDSFDFEEQTDGANHNSYAWANAAYAMAANINRSFKEYGWCTSIRGVESGGAVENLPCHTFPSDDGGVDMKCPTEIAISDRREAELAKNGFMPLVHRKNSDFAAFIGAQSLQKPAEYHDPDATANARLASRLPYLFACCRFAHYLKCIVRDKIGSFREREEMERWLNDWVMNYVDGDPANSSQETKSRKPLAAAEVQVQEIEDNPGYYAAKFFLRPHYQLEGLTVSLRLVSKLPSLKTKDA; this is encoded by the coding sequence ATGAGCAACCAGACTCAACAACACGAGCAGCAGGCAGGTCAGGCGTTCAGTCAGGACGAGTTCAGCGCACTGCTGAACAAAGAGTTCCGTCCTAAAACTGACCAGGCGCGTTCCGCCGTCGAGAGCGCGGTAAAAACTCTGGCGCAGCAGGCGCTGGAAAACACCGTTACCTTCTCCAACGACACCTATCGCACCATCCAGAACCTGATTGCGGGTATCGACGAACAGCTCTCTCAGCAGGTGAATCAGATCATTCACCACGAAGAGTTTCAGAAGCTGGAGAGCGCCTGGCGCGGTCTGAGCTATCTTGTGAACAACACTGAAACCGACGAGATGCTGAAGATCCGCTTTATGAGCATCTCCAAGCAGGAGCTGGGCCGTACCCTGAAACGCTATAAGGGTGTGGGCTGGGATCAGAGCCCGATCTTCAAGAAAATCTACGAGCAGGAGTACGGTCAGTTTGGTGGTGAGCCGTTTGGCTGCATCGTCGGCGACTACTACTTTGACCACAGCCCGCAGGACGTTGAACTGCTGGGTGAAATGGCGCGCATCGGCTCTGCGGCTCACTGTCCGTTCATCACCGGTACCGCACCGGGCGTGATGCAGATGGAGTCCTGGCAGGAGCTGGCTAACCCACGCGATCTGACCAAAATCTTCCAGAACACCGAATACGCCGCCTGGCGTTCACTGCGTGAATCGGAAGATGCCCGCTATCTGGGCCTGGTGATGCCGCGCTTCCTGTCTCGCCTGCCTTACGGCATTCGTACTAACCCGGTCGACAGCTTTGACTTTGAAGAGCAGACCGACGGCGCGAACCACAACAGCTACGCCTGGGCGAATGCTGCTTACGCGATGGCGGCCAACATCAACCGCTCTTTCAAAGAGTACGGCTGGTGCACCTCCATTCGCGGCGTGGAGTCCGGCGGGGCGGTTGAAAACCTGCCGTGCCATACCTTCCCGAGCGACGACGGCGGCGTGGACATGAAATGTCCGACCGAGATCGCCATCAGCGACCGTCGCGAAGCCGAGCTGGCGAAAAATGGCTTTATGCCGCTGGTTCACCGCAAAAACTCCGACTTTGCTGCCTTCATTGGCGCGCAGTCGCTGCAAAAACCGGCCGAGTACCACGACCCGGATGCCACCGCCAACGCGCGTCTGGCCTCCCGTCTGCCGTACCTGTTCGCCTGCTGCCGCTTTGCGCATTACCTGAAGTGCATCGTGCGTGACAAAATCGGCTCCTTCCGCGAGCGCGAAGAGATGGAACGCTGGCTGAACGACTGGGTCATGAACTACGTGGACGGTGACCCGGCTAACTCCTCTCAGGAGACCAAGTCCCGCAAGCCACTGGCCGCTGCAGAAGTCCAGGTGCAGGAGATTGAAGACAACCCGGGCTACTATGCCGCGAAGTTCTTCCTGCGTCCGCACTACCAGCTGGAAGGTCTGACCGTTTCTCTGCGTCTGGTATCTAAACTGCCGTCGCTGAAGACGAAAGACGCGTAA
- the tssA gene encoding type VI secretion system protein TssA has translation MNIEEFLAPISPEKPCGDNLEYDADFQAMGQASQGKAEQQFGDTIIPAEPADWNTVEKLATSLLGRTKDLRVMLALTHAWTRRRGLPGYADGLLLVQEAITRYWEPLYPLLEEYGETDPFYRINALAALSDKSDLTVALRNASLLRSNGDEISLRDAQALLDGSKTECPDYPGGRPRLIDELARGDQPGTEAVILINERLLAIRDLLSGYLGESGVPEMEQLLKTVGLVASACQVTDISKLLPNRDAQAEHHAEPQTVATQPVQQVTDWRSVQVTSRADAQLMLEKAKQYFAQYEPSHPAPLMIERVQRLSELNFMDIIRDLAPDGVNQLENIFGRRE, from the coding sequence ATGAATATCGAAGAATTTCTCGCGCCGATAAGCCCCGAAAAACCCTGCGGCGACAACCTTGAGTACGACGCCGATTTTCAGGCTATGGGACAGGCAAGCCAGGGTAAAGCGGAACAGCAGTTCGGCGACACGATCATTCCCGCCGAGCCCGCTGACTGGAATACGGTAGAAAAGCTCGCCACCAGCCTGCTGGGGCGCACCAAAGATCTTCGCGTCATGCTGGCGTTAACCCATGCCTGGACCCGACGTCGTGGGCTGCCGGGCTACGCGGACGGCCTGCTGCTCGTGCAGGAGGCGATCACCCGCTACTGGGAGCCGCTCTATCCACTGCTGGAGGAGTATGGCGAAACGGACCCGTTCTATCGCATTAACGCCCTTGCCGCGCTGAGCGATAAATCTGACCTGACCGTCGCGCTGCGAAACGCCTCGCTGCTGCGCTCAAACGGCGATGAAATTTCGCTGCGTGACGCGCAGGCATTGCTGGATGGCAGCAAAACCGAATGCCCGGATTATCCCGGCGGCCGCCCAAGACTGATTGACGAACTGGCGCGCGGCGACCAGCCAGGTACAGAGGCCGTCATCCTGATTAATGAAAGGCTGCTGGCCATTCGCGATCTGCTTAGCGGTTACCTTGGTGAAAGCGGCGTACCGGAAATGGAGCAGTTGCTGAAAACCGTGGGCCTGGTCGCCAGCGCCTGTCAGGTGACCGACATCAGCAAACTGCTGCCCAATCGGGATGCACAGGCGGAACACCACGCTGAGCCGCAGACGGTGGCCACCCAACCCGTGCAGCAGGTCACCGACTGGCGCAGCGTGCAGGTTACCAGTCGCGCCGACGCCCAGCTGATGCTGGAGAAAGCGAAACAGTATTTTGCGCAGTACGAACCGAGCCACCCCGCACCGCTGATGATTGAACGGGTGCAGCGGCTGTCAGAACTTAACTTCATGGACATTATTCGCGACCTGGCGCCAGACGGCGTTAACCAACTGGAAAATATCTTTGGACGCCGCGAATGA
- the tssM gene encoding type VI secretion system membrane subunit TssM: protein MLTTLLSILTNRILWSFLGVTALSAVIWMIGPLLSIVDTRPLESEQNRIISIAVVYLLWAQGHILPRLYNAWLNRKLMDKLNENTAKPDAADPQKRLNSEEQILAGRFDEAAQMLKKAHFSKAGHGAQWTQRFSTQYLYQLPWYVIIGAPGAGKTTALVNSGLQFPLADRFGKTALRGIGGTRNCDWWFTNEAVLLDTAGRYTTQESEQVQDAGEWLEFIGLLRKYRRRQPINGVIITISISDLLTLSPEAARQQAVNLRQRLSELHEQLGIRFPVYVMVTKADLLKGFRAWFADYDKAQRDQIWGFTLPWEQTKHADFDLMGNFHQEFSLLQQRLDAGLPETMLKEHDAKTRAEAYLFPQEFAALRPLLADYLSTVFARSNFETEFSPRGIYFASGTQEGMPFDRVMGELNRALSLPEGAEAEKWDSVSKEAPIPGAKGQSFFIKNLLQNVIFQEAGIAGENRWWELRNRAVIWSGYAALLALLVILGGLWLTSYAKNKAYLEEVDAKVPQLEQQSKALQNQPQRDLFALLPLLNSLVDLPKSEAFDVNDPPVSRRMGLYRGDDVSDASQSLYQKALDQMLLPAVAMHITTWLRNDNGSDVEYSYEALKAYQMLYQPKHYDGKFLHSWVMLNLQRNLPQNVTQAQLQQLEWHLTQLLEPKIQASPYAQDEALVARERALINQQPLSTRVYGRLKRLLEHDENLKPVSLSDLGGPQSELVFSRKSGKPVSEGVPGLYTPDGYWKSFNSQIDSVTTALHEDDAWVLGATTSGEDKQQIDNAVRQLYMRDFIANWDRFLADIQLNNSADLSQRINTARLLSGANSPLRRLVQNLSQVLTLSRNAPAPEDAGKAQDQSNRATRTLEALFRNNDNAPTQGAVVTQAPEQLVTDHYAPMIELAQPLEKGGKTIVFDDFLKQVDELYRYLTAVQDAANSGMPAPGGEAISRLQASAGRLPGGLQTMFSNMAVGASSDTQRRDLENVRKRINVEVGGFCRQAIAGRYPLVRSASTEVTPDDLARMFAPGTGLMDTFFRDNLTNKVDTTQANWRFMPGIDGKTLPGSEGLLRPFQQAQSIRDAFFANGATTPSFKVTVRTVRMDNTILNLTLDVDGQLLRYSHGPQAVQIMNWPGPGGTNQVRMQLGLANGSTATLVTNGAWALNRFFDKARTSPGAGSLSRQATFNVDGHQVTLEFAPNSIRNPFQLPRFSCP, encoded by the coding sequence ATGCTGACGACTCTTCTTTCCATACTGACCAATCGCATTCTGTGGAGCTTCCTGGGCGTTACCGCGCTGTCGGCGGTGATCTGGATGATTGGTCCGCTGTTATCCATCGTGGATACCCGCCCGCTCGAATCTGAACAAAACCGCATCATCAGTATTGCGGTGGTTTATCTGCTCTGGGCGCAGGGGCATATTCTGCCGCGGCTCTACAACGCCTGGCTGAACCGCAAGCTGATGGACAAGCTCAATGAAAACACCGCCAAACCGGACGCGGCCGATCCCCAGAAGCGGCTGAACAGCGAGGAGCAGATCCTCGCCGGACGTTTTGATGAAGCGGCGCAAATGCTGAAGAAAGCCCACTTCAGCAAAGCGGGACACGGTGCCCAGTGGACGCAGCGCTTCAGTACGCAATATCTCTACCAGCTGCCGTGGTACGTCATTATCGGCGCACCGGGCGCCGGTAAAACCACGGCGCTGGTCAATTCCGGCCTGCAATTCCCGCTGGCGGATCGCTTCGGTAAAACCGCTCTGCGCGGCATTGGCGGCACCCGCAACTGCGACTGGTGGTTCACTAATGAAGCCGTCCTGCTGGACACCGCGGGGCGCTACACCACTCAGGAGAGCGAGCAGGTTCAGGATGCCGGGGAGTGGCTGGAATTTATCGGCCTGCTGCGTAAGTATCGCCGCCGCCAGCCTATTAACGGCGTCATTATCACCATCAGCATTTCCGATCTGCTGACGCTCTCCCCGGAAGCGGCGCGCCAGCAGGCGGTTAACCTGCGCCAGCGGCTGTCTGAGCTGCATGAACAGCTGGGTATCCGCTTCCCGGTTTACGTGATGGTGACCAAGGCGGACCTGCTTAAAGGCTTCCGCGCCTGGTTTGCTGACTACGACAAAGCGCAGCGCGACCAGATTTGGGGCTTCACGCTGCCGTGGGAACAGACCAAACACGCCGATTTCGACTTGATGGGGAACTTCCACCAGGAGTTCTCGCTGTTGCAGCAGCGTCTGGACGCCGGGCTGCCGGAGACCATGCTGAAAGAGCATGACGCCAAAACCCGTGCCGAAGCGTATCTCTTCCCGCAGGAGTTCGCGGCGCTGCGCCCGCTGCTGGCAGACTACCTGAGCACGGTCTTTGCCCGCTCTAACTTTGAGACCGAGTTCTCCCCACGCGGAATATACTTCGCCAGCGGCACCCAGGAAGGCATGCCGTTCGACCGCGTCATGGGTGAACTGAACCGCGCCCTGTCACTGCCGGAAGGGGCAGAGGCAGAGAAGTGGGATTCGGTCAGTAAAGAGGCGCCGATCCCCGGTGCAAAAGGGCAGAGCTTCTTCATTAAAAACCTGCTGCAAAACGTCATTTTCCAGGAAGCCGGTATTGCCGGTGAAAACCGCTGGTGGGAACTGCGCAACCGCGCGGTGATCTGGTCCGGATACGCGGCGCTGCTGGCGCTGCTGGTGATCCTTGGCGGACTGTGGCTGACCAGCTATGCCAAAAATAAGGCCTATCTGGAAGAGGTGGACGCTAAAGTCCCGCAGCTGGAGCAGCAGAGTAAAGCGTTACAGAATCAGCCCCAGCGCGATCTGTTCGCGCTCCTGCCGCTGCTGAACAGCCTGGTCGATCTGCCGAAAAGCGAGGCATTCGATGTCAACGACCCGCCGGTCTCCCGCCGTATGGGGCTCTATCGCGGGGATGACGTCAGCGATGCTTCCCAGTCGCTGTATCAGAAAGCGCTGGATCAGATGCTGCTGCCCGCCGTGGCGATGCATATCACCACCTGGCTGCGCAACGACAACGGCAGCGACGTGGAATACAGCTACGAGGCGCTGAAAGCCTACCAGATGCTGTATCAGCCTAAACACTACGACGGCAAATTCCTGCATTCCTGGGTGATGCTCAATTTACAGCGTAATCTGCCGCAGAACGTGACGCAGGCGCAGCTGCAACAGCTGGAGTGGCACCTGACGCAGCTGCTGGAGCCAAAAATTCAGGCTTCGCCGTATGCCCAGGACGAAGCGCTGGTGGCTCGCGAGAGGGCGCTCATCAACCAGCAGCCGCTCTCCACCCGCGTGTATGGGCGTCTGAAGCGTCTGCTGGAGCATGACGAAAACCTGAAGCCGGTCTCCCTGTCCGACCTGGGTGGCCCGCAGAGCGAACTGGTGTTCTCCCGCAAAAGCGGCAAACCGGTGAGCGAAGGCGTGCCGGGGCTCTACACCCCGGACGGCTACTGGAAGAGCTTTAACAGCCAGATTGACAGCGTGACCACGGCGCTGCACGAAGATGATGCCTGGGTGCTGGGCGCGACCACCTCCGGGGAAGACAAGCAGCAGATCGATAACGCCGTGCGTCAGCTCTACATGCGCGACTTTATCGCAAACTGGGATCGTTTCCTCGCCGACATTCAGCTTAACAACAGCGCCGATCTCTCGCAGCGCATCAACACGGCGCGCCTGCTCTCCGGCGCAAACTCGCCGCTGCGCCGTCTGGTGCAGAACCTGAGCCAGGTGCTGACGCTGTCGCGCAACGCGCCAGCGCCGGAGGACGCGGGGAAAGCGCAAGACCAGAGTAACCGCGCCACCCGTACCCTCGAAGCGCTGTTCCGCAATAACGACAATGCTCCGACGCAGGGGGCAGTAGTGACGCAGGCACCTGAACAGCTGGTGACCGACCATTACGCGCCAATGATCGAGCTGGCTCAGCCGCTGGAGAAGGGCGGCAAGACCATCGTCTTTGATGATTTCCTCAAGCAGGTGGATGAGCTGTATCGTTATCTGACCGCGGTGCAGGACGCTGCCAACAGCGGCATGCCAGCCCCGGGTGGTGAAGCAATCAGCCGTCTGCAGGCCAGCGCCGGGCGTCTGCCGGGCGGGCTGCAAACCATGTTCAGCAACATGGCGGTGGGGGCCAGCAGTGATACCCAGCGTCGCGATCTGGAAAACGTCCGTAAGCGCATTAACGTCGAAGTGGGTGGTTTCTGCCGTCAGGCAATTGCCGGTCGCTACCCGCTGGTGCGCAGCGCCAGCACCGAGGTGACGCCGGACGATCTGGCACGCATGTTTGCGCCGGGTACCGGGCTGATGGATACCTTCTTTCGCGACAACCTGACCAACAAAGTGGATACCACTCAGGCGAACTGGCGCTTTATGCCGGGGATCGACGGTAAAACGCTGCCGGGAAGTGAAGGACTGCTGCGACCGTTCCAGCAGGCCCAGTCCATTCGCGATGCCTTCTTTGCTAACGGTGCGACGACCCCCTCTTTCAAGGTGACGGTGCGTACCGTGCGGATGGATAACACCATTCTTAACCTGACGCTGGACGTTGACGGCCAACTGCTGCGTTACAGCCACGGTCCACAGGCGGTGCAGATCATGAACTGGCCAGGGCCGGGCGGCACCAACCAGGTGCGTATGCAGCTGGGTCTGGCCAACGGCAGCACCGCGACGCTGGTAACCAACGGCGCCTGGGCCCTGAACCGCTTCTTCGATAAAGCGCGCACCAGCCCTGGGGCAGGTAGTCTGAGCCGTCAGGCCACGTTCAACGTCGATGGCCATCAGGTCACGCTGGAGTTTGCGCCGAACAGCATTCGCAATCCGTTCCAGCTTCCTCGTTTCTCATGCCCATAA